From a region of the Kaistia sp. 32K genome:
- a CDS encoding carbohydrate ABC transporter permease: MTDAALSRVYDREASAAFRRHFLSRVVIYGLLSLFAIVYLVPLLVVVFNSFREQPEIAQNGLIAFPRSFALHAWSEAWSTYCIGGTCEGMKRNFLNSLWMTVPATLLSTLLGALNGYVLSKWRFKGSEVLFTLMLLGVFMPGQIALMPWAFILGKLGLTNSTYGLILVHVVQGISFTTLFCRNYYVSIPDDLIKAARIDGAGFWRIFRRIILPLSPPILIVTVIWQFTGIWNEYLFGVVFTSGREQPITAALVALTASGTNVRAYDVMSAAVLIGAMPPLLVYFLGGKYFVRGLTQGAIK; the protein is encoded by the coding sequence ATGACTGACGCCGCCCTCTCGCGCGTCTACGACCGGGAGGCCTCGGCCGCCTTCCGTCGCCATTTCCTCAGCCGGGTGGTGATCTACGGCCTGCTGTCGCTGTTCGCGATCGTCTATCTCGTGCCGCTGCTGGTGGTGGTGTTCAACTCGTTCCGCGAGCAGCCGGAGATCGCGCAGAACGGCCTGATCGCCTTCCCGCGCAGCTTCGCCCTGCATGCCTGGTCGGAAGCCTGGAGCACCTACTGCATCGGCGGCACCTGCGAGGGCATGAAGCGCAACTTCCTGAACTCGCTCTGGATGACGGTGCCGGCCACCCTCCTCTCGACGCTGCTCGGCGCGCTGAACGGCTACGTGCTGTCGAAATGGCGCTTCAAGGGCTCGGAAGTGCTGTTCACGCTGATGTTGCTCGGCGTGTTCATGCCGGGGCAGATCGCGCTGATGCCCTGGGCCTTCATCCTCGGCAAGCTCGGCCTGACCAACTCGACCTACGGGCTGATCCTCGTCCACGTCGTCCAGGGCATCTCGTTCACCACGCTGTTCTGCCGCAACTACTACGTCTCGATCCCGGACGACCTGATCAAGGCGGCGCGCATCGACGGGGCTGGCTTCTGGCGCATCTTCCGCCGGATCATCCTGCCGCTGTCGCCGCCGATCCTGATCGTCACCGTGATCTGGCAGTTCACCGGCATCTGGAACGAATATTTGTTCGGCGTCGTGTTCACCTCCGGGCGCGAACAACCGATCACCGCCGCCCTCGTCGCGCTGACGGCGAGCGGCACCAACGTCCGCGCCTATGACGTGATGAGCGCGGCCGTGCTGATCGGCGCCATGCCGCCCCTGCTCGTCTACTTCCTCGGCGGCAAGTATTTCGTGCGGGGCCTCACCCAAGGTGCCATCAAGTGA
- a CDS encoding ROK family transcriptional regulator, translated as MTTDRTTRRPLRPVADAPAERTAYQPSGQNLVHAADHNLRVTLEALRRTGPMSRLELAQVTGLTVPGITNIVRRLAADGLVAEEAGPSGSRANRFAIIPDGAVALGVDIDGAQASLVAIDLLGRIVLRDAAEVAVDDPAPAIVRLVSEALARLAARSAGRVLGVGLTAAADCVDGVRAALAPLTVIAEPDTIAAALGERQFGTVAADDSFVYVLLGPSTRAGMVIGGVVFNGAEHKAGRVGTMRTGEDGRLLDEALSTAPLAGFDIGDLEVARWIEDASAHLMDSIIAFSAFLAPRVIFVGGRLPTTLLDALVLRLGQRRQERMTEPTHPYWLPELARGTLAEDAVLVGTAALPFLEFLLPDPRRPFRPRAL; from the coding sequence ATGACGACAGATCGCACGACGCGAAGGCCGCTACGCCCGGTTGCCGACGCTCCCGCCGAGCGGACCGCCTACCAGCCGTCGGGCCAGAATCTCGTCCATGCCGCCGATCACAATCTGCGCGTCACGCTGGAGGCGCTGCGGCGTACCGGGCCGATGAGCCGGCTGGAGCTGGCCCAGGTCACCGGCCTGACCGTGCCCGGCATCACCAACATCGTCCGCCGTCTCGCCGCCGACGGGCTGGTGGCGGAGGAGGCGGGCCCGAGCGGCTCGCGCGCCAACCGATTCGCCATCATTCCGGACGGCGCGGTGGCGCTCGGCGTCGACATTGACGGCGCGCAGGCGAGCCTCGTCGCCATCGATCTGCTTGGCCGCATCGTGCTGCGCGACGCGGCCGAGGTCGCCGTCGACGATCCGGCGCCCGCGATCGTCCGGCTGGTCTCGGAGGCGCTGGCGCGCCTCGCCGCGCGATCGGCGGGCCGGGTCCTCGGCGTCGGCCTGACGGCGGCGGCGGACTGCGTCGACGGCGTGCGCGCGGCGCTGGCGCCGCTGACGGTGATCGCAGAGCCCGACACGATCGCCGCGGCGCTCGGCGAACGACAGTTCGGCACCGTGGCCGCCGACGACAGCTTCGTCTACGTCCTGCTCGGCCCGTCCACCCGGGCCGGCATGGTCATCGGCGGCGTCGTGTTCAACGGGGCGGAGCACAAGGCCGGCCGGGTCGGCACGATGCGGACCGGCGAGGACGGCAGGCTGCTGGACGAGGCGCTGTCGACGGCGCCGCTGGCCGGCTTCGATATCGGCGATCTGGAGGTGGCGCGCTGGATCGAGGATGCCAGCGCCCATCTGATGGATTCGATCATCGCCTTCTCCGCCTTCCTCGCGCCGCGCGTCATCTTCGTCGGCGGGCGGCTGCCGACGACGCTGCTCGACGCGCTGGTTCTGCGGCTCGGGCAGCGGCGGCAGGAACGCATGACCGAGCCGACCCATCCCTACTGGCTGCCGGAGCTGGCGCGCGGCACGCTGGCCGAGGACGCGGTGCTGGTCGGCACCGCCGCGCTGCCGTTCCTGGAGTTCCTGCTGCCCGATCCCCGCCGGCCATTCCGGCCGCGGGCGCTATAG
- a CDS encoding ROK family transcriptional regulator translates to MISSGGNDILIQFLTAPGDLAGSNSGLAASHNQAVILRTIRWNAPISRTELALRSGLSKQAVARITEKLIDDGFVVEARRRYGMRGQPAIELEINPEGCFAVGAGIGRDHLTIVAIDAVGTIRDRIHREERYMLPDDFFAAMKEALKTFRRRRAIDETRLAGIGIAIPDWLGEIPFIGMPPAYKLWRSVDIRERFSRLTDLPILIDNDATAAAIGELSYGLGAEIRSFFYIFFGSGLGGGLVLDGACYHGTTGISGEIGWLPVTLPDAPAGERIQPLGQVVSLFILYDFLAKHGVVVTRPQELLTLDARGKALLGQWLRGAAQHIAEAAIDIGLLINPDAVLIGGRIPVTILDELLLYVREALSRDPRPTPRIHRAAASEDAAALGAATMPLSHALRLESADPAQLTRAPLRGSAPRLERRLAITTPEQTSL, encoded by the coding sequence ATGATCTCCTCCGGCGGCAATGACATCTTGATCCAATTCCTGACGGCACCGGGCGATCTCGCCGGCTCCAATTCCGGACTGGCGGCCAGCCATAACCAGGCCGTCATCCTGCGCACCATCCGCTGGAACGCGCCGATCTCGCGCACCGAGCTGGCGCTGCGCTCGGGCCTCAGCAAGCAGGCCGTCGCCCGCATCACCGAAAAGCTGATCGACGACGGCTTCGTCGTCGAGGCGCGCCGGCGCTACGGCATGCGCGGCCAGCCGGCGATCGAGCTCGAGATCAATCCGGAGGGCTGCTTCGCCGTCGGCGCCGGCATCGGCCGCGACCACCTGACCATCGTCGCCATCGATGCGGTCGGCACGATCCGCGACCGCATCCACCGCGAAGAGCGCTACATGCTGCCGGACGACTTCTTCGCCGCGATGAAGGAGGCGCTGAAGACCTTCCGTCGCCGCCGCGCGATCGACGAGACGCGGCTCGCCGGCATCGGCATCGCCATCCCCGACTGGCTCGGCGAAATCCCGTTCATCGGCATGCCGCCGGCCTACAAGCTCTGGCGCAGCGTCGACATCCGCGAGCGCTTCTCCCGCCTGACCGACCTGCCGATCCTGATCGACAACGACGCCACCGCGGCCGCGATCGGCGAATTGAGCTACGGCCTCGGCGCCGAGATCCGCAGCTTCTTCTACATCTTCTTCGGCTCCGGCCTCGGCGGCGGCCTGGTGCTCGACGGCGCCTGCTATCACGGCACCACGGGCATCAGCGGCGAGATCGGCTGGCTGCCGGTGACGCTGCCGGACGCGCCGGCGGGCGAACGCATCCAGCCGCTCGGCCAGGTCGTCTCACTGTTCATCCTCTATGATTTCCTGGCCAAGCACGGCGTCGTCGTGACCCGCCCGCAGGAGCTGCTCACCCTCGACGCGCGCGGCAAGGCGCTGCTCGGCCAGTGGCTCCGCGGCGCGGCGCAGCACATCGCCGAGGCGGCGATCGACATCGGCCTGCTGATCAACCCCGACGCCGTGCTGATCGGCGGCCGCATCCCGGTGACGATCCTCGACGAGCTGCTGCTTTATGTGCGCGAGGCGCTGTCGCGCGATCCGCGCCCGACGCCGCGCATCCACCGCGCCGCGGCTTCCGAGGATGCCGCAGCACTCGGCGCCGCTACCATGCCGCTCTCGCATGCGCTGCGGCTCGAATCCGCCGATCCGGCGCAGCTGACTCGCGCGCCCCTGCGCGGCAGCGCGCCCCGGCTGGAACGGCGTCTCGCCATTACGACGCCGGAACAGACGAGCCTATAG
- a CDS encoding ABC transporter substrate-binding protein, producing the protein MTFTWKASAGLLTFALLSGTALAEPKTNLLHQWATGSDAAAIAKLGEMYTAAGGKWEQTSIAGHTSNTLAKLRADVIAGNAPPAVQLKGPEIAEWNATGMTANLDELAAAEGWEKVVAPELLPVMKPTGNWVAAPMNIHRINWLWSSPKVLKAAGVEGIPKTWAEFNAACEKVVASGKICISHSTADWTDSTVLEVVLYGQDIDLYRKAFVEGDVDALRSDGMVKALTQLRLMTSKYMDPGMVGRDWDSMSALVGRGDAAFHIMGDWTIGLLTAAGFKEGVDYNCTQAPTDWGKPGFILNSDSVVFFKQKDPDFIEGQQLLAKTILSPEFQTVFNQAKGSIPARLDVDLSHGFNPCQQLSQKDLQASIDGNTLVRSMAHNMTIPQKFRGAIMDQVTEFVNTPAMTPEQAATAIADAVEAQM; encoded by the coding sequence ATGACCTTCACTTGGAAGGCGAGCGCTGGTCTTTTGACCTTTGCTCTCCTGAGCGGGACGGCGTTGGCCGAACCGAAGACCAACCTGCTGCACCAGTGGGCCACAGGCTCCGATGCCGCGGCGATCGCCAAGCTCGGCGAAATGTACACCGCCGCCGGCGGCAAGTGGGAACAGACCTCGATCGCCGGCCACACGTCGAACACGCTGGCCAAGCTGCGCGCCGACGTGATCGCCGGCAACGCGCCGCCGGCCGTCCAGCTCAAGGGCCCCGAGATCGCCGAGTGGAACGCGACGGGCATGACCGCCAATCTCGACGAGCTCGCCGCCGCCGAGGGCTGGGAAAAGGTCGTCGCGCCCGAGTTGCTGCCGGTGATGAAGCCGACCGGCAACTGGGTCGCTGCGCCGATGAACATCCACCGCATCAACTGGCTGTGGTCGTCGCCGAAGGTGCTCAAGGCAGCCGGCGTCGAGGGCATCCCGAAGACCTGGGCGGAGTTCAACGCCGCCTGCGAGAAGGTCGTCGCCTCCGGCAAGATCTGCATCTCGCATTCGACCGCCGACTGGACGGATTCGACCGTCCTCGAAGTCGTGCTCTACGGCCAGGACATCGACCTCTACCGCAAGGCCTTCGTCGAGGGCGACGTCGACGCGCTGCGCAGCGACGGCATGGTCAAGGCCCTGACCCAGCTTCGTCTGATGACGTCGAAATACATGGATCCCGGCATGGTCGGCCGTGACTGGGATTCGATGTCGGCACTGGTCGGCCGCGGCGATGCCGCCTTCCACATCATGGGCGACTGGACCATCGGCCTCCTGACGGCGGCCGGTTTCAAGGAAGGCGTCGACTACAACTGCACCCAGGCGCCGACCGATTGGGGCAAGCCCGGCTTCATCCTGAACTCCGACTCCGTCGTGTTCTTCAAGCAGAAGGATCCGGACTTCATCGAAGGCCAGCAGCTGCTCGCCAAGACGATCCTGTCGCCGGAGTTCCAGACGGTGTTCAACCAGGCCAAGGGCTCGATCCCGGCCCGGCTCGACGTCGACCTGTCGCACGGCTTCAACCCCTGCCAGCAGCTGTCGCAGAAGGACCTGCAGGCCTCGATCGACGGCAACACGCTGGTCCGCTCGATGGCCCACAACATGACCATCCCGCAGAAGTTCCGCGGCGCGATCATGGACCAGGTCACCGAGTTCGTGAACACGCCCGCGATGACGCCGGAACAGGCGGCGACCGCGATCGCGGATGCCGTCGAGGCCCAGATGTAA
- a CDS encoding carbohydrate ABC transporter permease, which yields MAMGRSLAGPSLGRRLEANPFTWLVPVAVMLGVFYLYPIIDVFRLGLTNASLVGSNEQYTFATIRAMFENPSLLGILWTTFLFTFGSVVGQQIFGLAIALIVMRGERRQLPGMVALRTIVLIAWVIPGIANGLIWQMLFSEAPFGAINSVLRLMHISPVAWLSDPNMAMVSAVLSNVWRGTAFSMIVFYAALKAIDPTLYEAASVDGASGPQKLRFITLPQLRAAILVNSILVTIQTLNTFDAIISLTGGGPGRATEVLSLFTFNTVFRNYDLAGGSVLSVLMLAISLVLALFYASFLPRREASE from the coding sequence ATGGCCATGGGCCGGAGCCTAGCCGGCCCCAGTCTCGGCCGCCGCCTCGAGGCCAATCCCTTCACATGGCTCGTGCCCGTCGCGGTCATGCTCGGCGTCTTCTATCTCTATCCGATCATCGACGTGTTCCGCCTCGGCCTGACCAATGCGAGCCTGGTCGGCAGCAACGAGCAGTATACCTTCGCCACCATCCGGGCGATGTTCGAGAACCCCTCCCTCCTCGGCATCCTCTGGACGACCTTCCTCTTCACCTTCGGCAGCGTCGTCGGCCAGCAGATCTTCGGCCTCGCCATTGCGCTCATCGTCATGCGCGGCGAACGGCGCCAGCTGCCCGGCATGGTCGCGCTGCGCACGATCGTGCTGATCGCCTGGGTCATTCCCGGCATCGCCAACGGCCTGATCTGGCAGATGCTGTTCAGCGAGGCGCCCTTCGGCGCCATCAACAGCGTGCTGCGGCTGATGCACATCTCGCCGGTCGCCTGGCTGTCCGATCCCAACATGGCCATGGTCTCGGCCGTCCTCTCGAATGTCTGGCGCGGCACCGCCTTCTCGATGATCGTGTTCTACGCGGCGCTGAAGGCGATCGACCCGACCCTCTACGAGGCGGCGAGCGTCGATGGCGCCAGCGGCCCCCAGAAGCTGCGCTTCATCACGCTGCCGCAGCTGCGCGCCGCCATCCTGGTCAATTCGATCCTCGTGACGATCCAGACCCTCAATACCTTCGACGCGATCATCTCGCTGACCGGCGGCGGCCCGGGCCGCGCCACCGAGGTGCTGTCGCTCTTCACCTTCAACACGGTGTTCCGCAATTACGACCTCGCCGGAGGCAGCGTGCTCTCCGTGCTGATGCTCGCCATCAGCCTGGTGCTCGCGCTGTTCTATGCGTCGTTCCTGCCGCGCCGGGAGGCTTCCGAATGA
- a CDS encoding carbohydrate ABC transporter permease, with the protein MNAASQEKLGDALTYLMAILIAAFFLTPLAWLLSLSLRTRQEVFLGAARFIPKRPTLDNFAQILSDPTFLLYLWNGLKLSALGGIGCLLVAAPAAYAFSRFRFSGKSALMMVILAFQMISPLVILVPLYRYMSALGLINSHFGVTMVYIAISVPMCTWLVKGAIDGIPKSLEEAAAIDGCSRFGTFWRITLPLAAPGLASAFILIMILNWSQFLIPFLLLNKDAQLPISVAIFNFAGTSNSSSTQVLAAACLVAVVPAIIAFLLLQRMIVGALTAGAVKG; encoded by the coding sequence ATGAACGCCGCAAGCCAAGAGAAACTGGGCGACGCCCTCACCTATCTGATGGCGATCCTGATCGCCGCCTTCTTCCTGACGCCGCTCGCCTGGCTGCTGTCGCTGTCGCTGCGGACGCGGCAGGAGGTCTTCCTCGGCGCCGCGCGCTTCATCCCGAAGCGGCCGACGCTCGACAATTTCGCCCAGATCCTCTCGGATCCGACCTTCCTGCTCTATCTCTGGAACGGGCTGAAGCTGTCGGCGCTCGGCGGCATCGGCTGCCTGCTGGTGGCGGCGCCGGCGGCTTACGCCTTCTCGCGCTTCCGGTTTTCCGGCAAGTCGGCGCTGATGATGGTGATCCTCGCCTTCCAGATGATCTCGCCGCTCGTCATCCTGGTGCCGCTCTACCGCTACATGAGCGCGCTCGGCCTCATCAACAGCCATTTCGGCGTCACCATGGTCTACATCGCCATCAGCGTGCCGATGTGCACCTGGCTGGTGAAGGGCGCCATCGACGGCATCCCGAAATCGCTCGAGGAAGCCGCCGCGATCGACGGCTGCAGCCGCTTCGGCACCTTCTGGCGCATCACGCTGCCGCTTGCCGCGCCCGGCCTCGCCTCGGCCTTCATCCTGATCATGATCCTGAACTGGTCGCAGTTCCTGATCCCCTTCCTGCTCCTGAACAAGGACGCGCAGCTGCCGATCTCGGTGGCGATCTTCAACTTCGCCGGCACGTCGAACTCGTCGTCGACGCAGGTTCTCGCCGCCGCCTGTCTGGTGGCCGTGGTGCCGGCCATCATCGCCTTCCTCCTTCTGCAGCGCATGATCGTCGGAGCCCTGACCGCCGGCGCCGTGAAGGGCTGA
- a CDS encoding carbohydrate ABC transporter permease, with translation MSTIDAEAGRVSGPEASGPTWRERLTRISPILILAPSLAASFIYVFVFTIWTLYISLSNSSLLPSYGFVGLDNYVSLWSNRRWNIAYSNLFLFSALYIAGAMAIGLLLAILIDQRVRGEAIWRTIFLYPLAVSFIVTGTVWSWLYNPVDGIQMLVRSLGWTDFNFALAADRNTAIYAIIITGIWQSSGFAMALFLAGLRSVDPDLVKAAQIDGASAFRTYRRVILPVIAPIFLAVAVVQIQFAIKTFDLVAALTRGGPGISTTFPAIYVYDLMFQRGQIGEGAAAAIMMLAALAVVLVPYSFFVVWRHRRESRHD, from the coding sequence ATGTCGACTATCGATGCTGAAGCCGGCCGGGTTTCCGGGCCGGAAGCTTCCGGCCCCACATGGCGGGAACGCCTGACCCGGATCTCGCCCATCCTCATTCTCGCGCCATCGCTGGCGGCGTCGTTCATCTACGTCTTCGTCTTCACGATCTGGACGCTCTACATCTCGCTGTCGAATTCCTCGTTGCTACCCAGCTACGGCTTTGTCGGGCTCGACAATTACGTGTCGCTCTGGAGCAATCGGCGCTGGAACATCGCCTACAGCAACCTGTTCCTGTTCTCCGCCCTGTACATCGCCGGCGCCATGGCGATTGGCCTGCTGCTCGCCATCCTGATCGACCAGAGGGTGCGGGGCGAGGCGATCTGGCGGACGATCTTCCTCTATCCGCTCGCCGTCTCCTTCATCGTCACCGGCACGGTCTGGAGCTGGCTGTACAATCCGGTCGACGGCATCCAGATGCTGGTCCGCAGCCTCGGCTGGACCGATTTCAACTTCGCCCTGGCCGCCGACCGCAACACGGCGATCTACGCGATCATCATCACCGGCATCTGGCAGAGTTCCGGCTTCGCCATGGCGCTGTTCCTCGCAGGCCTCCGCTCGGTCGACCCCGATCTCGTCAAGGCGGCGCAGATCGACGGCGCCTCGGCCTTCCGCACCTATCGGCGGGTGATCCTGCCCGTGATCGCGCCGATCTTCCTCGCGGTCGCCGTGGTGCAGATCCAGTTCGCCATCAAGACCTTCGATCTCGTCGCGGCGCTGACGCGCGGCGGCCCGGGCATCTCGACCACCTTCCCGGCCATCTATGTCTATGACCTGATGTTCCAGCGCGGCCAGATCGGCGAAGGCGCCGCAGCCGCGATCATGATGCTGGCGGCCCTCGCCGTCGTCCTGGTGCCCTATTCCTTCTTCGTCGTCTGGCGCCATCGCAGGGAGAGCCGACATGACTGA
- a CDS encoding alpha-mannosidase translates to MSLTLQQRLARIDVRVEELGFWRERETVAVDGWLFNGSPLAIGGFWPKKDGAIAFDTEATVPEHWSLADTRLLIDVGGESLITLTPNGDGSEKRFGLDPYHQEFPVPGRSFKIHVDAVARLPFGEPVREPRLTRAHLAWIDQPVHELGLLLRQVSEAAHFLGDHEVVPHLITAAEQTFAALDWPSATEDYVARTAPQRGQQKIWQLPPLKANPEGLRQDHRASVQRALTDLRETLKGLKARYPQQGNLGITGHAHIDLAWLWPYDETRRKARRTFNTALRLMERFPDFVFNQSTAAYYAQIEEDDPALFKEIQAAVKSGQWETIGGMWVEPDTNMPTGESFVRQILYGQRYFEEKFGVRHRVCWLPDCFGFSPAMPQLLQQGGMDSFFTIKVNWSETNKFPHDLFYWEGLDGSRVLAHTFDNPVRGYNGSTEPEAILGTWGNFGGKTIHNESLLAVGYGDGGGGVTPEMLERQAQLADFPAIPALKPVRVEDVFARMHEVPAAQIPVWQGEIYLELHRATLTTQSHTKRLHRHAERALITAETVASLANLLGAAQPESLENAWRKVLKNEFHDILPGSGIREIYDDAERELGEALETGLDAQKQALDALVGQLPKGDAKDALVLVNPDLHARPVRVELDGEVIALDAVVPPLGILVLDDKATAATAGLSVTKNSLENSLIRVTLNPDGTLASLFDKRSQREALAGRGNQLWVYPMDKPRNWDAWDLEDDYANHGLELTSFESLEVVEKGPHRAAIRIVRRFRDSTITQTLQLLANSPRLDIKTDLDWHDRRVLLRTLTPVDVRSDLATFECAFGVVRRTTHNNTSWDEAKFEVPAHRFADLSEPGFGVALLNNGKYGHSLKGNVLGLSLLRAPIYPDPLADEGEQSFVYSLLPHQGAWHEGGVREEALDLNQPLLATRASGLTAGVQTPIAISGIQAGLGGLKGSEDGKALVLRVYEPAGGRGRFEVAPKDGWQLSAPVNILEEPDDRKAGSDLHPFEVRSWLIKQR, encoded by the coding sequence ATGTCCCTGACCCTCCAGCAGCGGCTTGCCCGCATCGACGTCCGCGTCGAAGAACTGGGGTTCTGGCGCGAGCGTGAGACCGTGGCGGTCGACGGCTGGCTGTTCAACGGCTCGCCGCTCGCGATCGGCGGCTTCTGGCCGAAGAAGGACGGCGCCATCGCCTTCGACACGGAAGCCACCGTGCCGGAGCACTGGTCGCTCGCGGATACGCGCCTCCTGATCGACGTCGGCGGCGAGAGCCTGATCACGCTCACCCCGAACGGCGACGGCAGCGAGAAGCGCTTCGGCCTCGATCCCTACCACCAGGAATTCCCCGTCCCCGGCCGCAGCTTCAAGATCCATGTCGACGCCGTCGCCCGCCTGCCCTTCGGCGAGCCGGTGCGCGAGCCGCGCCTGACGCGCGCGCATCTCGCCTGGATCGACCAGCCGGTGCACGAGCTCGGCCTGCTGCTGCGCCAGGTCTCGGAGGCCGCCCACTTCCTCGGCGACCATGAGGTGGTGCCGCATCTGATCACCGCCGCCGAGCAGACCTTCGCCGCGCTCGACTGGCCGTCGGCGACCGAGGACTATGTGGCCCGCACGGCGCCGCAGCGCGGCCAGCAGAAGATCTGGCAGCTGCCGCCGCTGAAGGCGAACCCCGAGGGCCTGCGCCAGGACCATCGCGCCAGCGTGCAGCGCGCGCTCACCGATCTGCGTGAGACGCTGAAGGGCCTGAAGGCGCGCTATCCGCAGCAGGGCAATCTCGGCATCACCGGCCACGCCCATATCGATCTCGCCTGGCTCTGGCCCTATGACGAGACCCGGCGCAAGGCGCGGCGCACCTTCAACACCGCGCTCCGCCTGATGGAGCGCTTCCCCGACTTCGTCTTCAACCAGTCGACGGCGGCCTATTACGCCCAGATCGAGGAAGACGATCCGGCGCTGTTCAAGGAAATCCAGGCGGCAGTGAAGAGCGGCCAGTGGGAGACCATCGGCGGCATGTGGGTCGAGCCCGACACCAACATGCCGACCGGCGAGAGCTTCGTGCGCCAGATCCTCTACGGCCAGCGCTATTTCGAGGAGAAGTTCGGCGTCCGCCACCGCGTCTGCTGGCTGCCGGACTGCTTCGGCTTCTCGCCGGCGATGCCGCAATTGCTGCAGCAGGGCGGCATGGACTCGTTCTTCACCATCAAGGTGAACTGGTCCGAGACCAACAAATTCCCGCATGACCTGTTCTACTGGGAAGGCCTCGACGGCAGCCGCGTGCTGGCGCACACCTTCGACAATCCGGTGCGCGGCTATAACGGCTCGACCGAGCCGGAAGCGATCCTCGGCACCTGGGGCAATTTCGGCGGCAAGACCATCCATAACGAGAGCCTGCTCGCCGTCGGCTATGGCGACGGCGGCGGCGGCGTGACGCCGGAGATGCTGGAGCGTCAGGCCCAGCTCGCCGACTTCCCCGCCATTCCCGCGCTGAAGCCAGTACGCGTCGAGGACGTGTTCGCCCGCATGCACGAGGTGCCGGCGGCGCAGATCCCGGTCTGGCAGGGCGAGATCTATCTCGAGCTGCACCGCGCCACGCTGACGACGCAGAGCCACACCAAGCGCCTGCACCGCCATGCCGAGCGCGCGCTGATCACCGCCGAGACGGTCGCCTCGCTCGCCAACCTCCTGGGCGCCGCCCAGCCGGAAAGCCTGGAGAACGCCTGGCGCAAGGTGCTGAAGAACGAGTTCCACGACATCCTGCCCGGCTCCGGCATCCGCGAGATCTACGACGACGCCGAGCGCGAGCTGGGCGAGGCGCTGGAGACGGGCCTCGACGCCCAGAAGCAGGCGCTCGACGCCCTCGTCGGACAGTTGCCGAAGGGCGATGCCAAGGACGCGCTCGTCCTCGTCAATCCCGACCTGCACGCCCGGCCGGTCCGGGTCGAGCTCGATGGCGAGGTGATCGCGCTCGACGCCGTGGTGCCGCCGCTCGGCATCCTGGTCCTCGACGACAAGGCGACGGCTGCGACCGCCGGCCTCAGCGTCACCAAGAACTCGCTGGAAAACAGCCTGATCCGCGTTACGCTCAACCCGGACGGCACGCTCGCCAGCCTCTTCGACAAGCGCAGCCAGCGCGAGGCGCTGGCCGGCCGCGGCAACCAGCTCTGGGTCTATCCCATGGACAAGCCGCGCAACTGGGACGCCTGGGATCTCGAGGACGACTACGCCAACCACGGCCTGGAGCTGACCTCGTTCGAGAGCCTCGAAGTGGTCGAGAAGGGCCCGCATCGCGCCGCGATCCGGATCGTCCGCCGCTTCCGCGACTCGACCATCACCCAGACGCTGCAGCTCCTCGCCAACTCGCCGCGCCTCGACATCAAGACCGACCTCGACTGGCACGACCGCCGCGTCCTGCTCCGGACCCTGACGCCCGTCGACGTCCGCTCGGACCTCGCCACCTTCGAATGCGCCTTCGGCGTCGTCCGCCGCACCACCCACAACAACACGTCGTGGGACGAGGCGAAGTTCGAGGTGCCGGCGCATCGCTTCGCCGACCTGTCGGAGCCGGGCTTCGGCGTGGCGCTGCTCAACAACGGCAAGTACGGCCACAGCCTCAAGGGCAACGTCCTCGGCCTCAGCCTGCTGCGCGCGCCGATCTATCCGGATCCGCTGGCGGACGAAGGCGAGCAGAGCTTCGTCTATTCGCTGCTGCCGCATCAGGGCGCCTGGCACGAGGGCGGCGTCCGCGAGGAGGCGCTCGACCTGAACCAGCCCCTGCTCGCCACCCGAGCCTCCGGCCTCACCGCCGGCGTCCAGACGCCGATCGCGATTTCCGGCATCCAGGCCGGTCTCGGCGGCCTGAAGGGGAGCGAGGACGGCAAGGCGCTGGTGCTGCGCGTCTACGAGCCGGCCGGCGGCCGCGGCCGCTTCGAGGTCGCGCCGAAGGACGGCTGGCAGCTGTCGGCGCCGGTCAACATCCTGGAGGAACCGGACGACCGCAAGGCCGGCTCGGACCTGCATCCGTTCGAAGTGAGAAGCTGGCTCATCAAGCAGAGATAG